From Candidatus Binatia bacterium, the proteins below share one genomic window:
- a CDS encoding ABC transporter permease: MYRVGRALVVHEIVERTRDRWVLVISVLFALLAFGVSLYARSAETTAQGLAGPSLVTLASLLVPLVALVLGHDAIVGERERNTLGLLLSLPVSKAEVVVAKYLGRLGALAAAVVLGIGVAVAFSPPGQGEVLAGLFVPTLLLGAAFLSIGVLLSALTFRQLTAASLVVATWFLLVFFYDLGILGLLVLTDGAIPTATVSWLVIANPAGLFRLEMMERYAGAQVLEMLGISLSPPGFLGSALLWGAWIVVPVALSGVRLSYQRTA; the protein is encoded by the coding sequence CCCGCGATCGCTGGGTGCTCGTGATCAGCGTGCTCTTCGCGCTGCTCGCGTTCGGGGTGAGCCTTTACGCGCGGAGTGCGGAGACCACGGCGCAGGGGCTCGCCGGGCCGAGTCTGGTCACGCTCGCCAGCCTCCTGGTGCCGCTCGTTGCGCTGGTGCTCGGGCACGACGCGATCGTCGGGGAGCGGGAGCGCAACACCCTGGGGCTGCTGCTCTCGCTGCCGGTGAGCAAGGCCGAGGTCGTCGTGGCCAAGTACCTCGGCCGGCTTGGCGCACTCGCCGCCGCTGTTGTACTCGGAATCGGCGTTGCCGTGGCGTTCTCGCCGCCCGGCCAGGGCGAGGTGCTGGCCGGCCTGTTCGTGCCGACGCTCCTTCTCGGCGCCGCGTTTCTGTCGATCGGCGTGTTGCTGTCCGCGCTCACTTTCCGCCAGCTCACGGCGGCGAGCCTCGTCGTCGCCACCTGGTTTCTCCTCGTCTTTTTTTACGACCTCGGGATCCTGGGGCTCCTGGTCCTCACCGACGGCGCGATCCCGACCGCCACGGTCTCCTGGCTGGTGATCGCGAATCCGGCGGGGCTGTTCCGGCTGGAGATGATGGAGCGCTACGCCGGAGCGCAGGTGCTCGAGATGCTCGGCATCTCGCTCTCGCCCCCGGGTTTCCTGGGGTCCGCGCTGCTGTGGGGTGCATGGATCGTGGTTCCCGTGGCGCTCAGCGGAGTACGGCTCAGCTACCAGAGGACCGCCTGA
- a CDS encoding ATP-binding protein → MDKERLKYVLREAEELLLPSMRPRAVDVPLNSGKVIVLVGIRRSGKTFLLLDVIRRLQATGVDRRQIVALNFEDDRLQPLRARDLDAVLHAHAELHPAHAASPRYFLFDEVQNAPGWERFVRRLHDTRAGAVFVTGSSSKLLSREIATGLRGRCLSYEVFPLSFAEYLTFRGLSHEPYSALSEARMAAALDDYLQTGGLPEVVLAEEALRPRILREYVDLVFYRDLVERHGLSNPLILREMLRHCLASPATLLSPHRLYLDLRSRGLAVGKDTLYRYLRHLEEAYLVYLLPVADRSLRKQAMQPKKLHVVDWSLGYPYRPGPLIDRGRRLENAVFLHHRRQREDLAYLGGPQEIDLAVGGADAEAWVNTAWSLSEDETWRRECAAIQRPGGPQTRWLIARETAGRAAPAGVRVADAWRYLAGLQDST, encoded by the coding sequence ATGGACAAGGAAAGGCTGAAGTACGTGCTTCGGGAGGCTGAGGAACTGCTGTTGCCGTCCATGCGGCCGCGAGCCGTCGATGTACCGCTGAACTCGGGTAAGGTGATCGTACTCGTCGGCATCCGCCGCAGCGGCAAGACGTTCCTGCTGCTGGACGTCATTCGGCGCCTGCAGGCGACGGGGGTCGATCGTCGCCAGATCGTCGCGTTGAACTTCGAAGACGACCGCCTCCAGCCGCTGCGCGCCAGAGACCTCGACGCCGTCCTACACGCGCACGCGGAGTTGCATCCCGCCCACGCGGCCAGCCCTCGGTACTTCCTTTTTGACGAAGTGCAGAACGCGCCCGGTTGGGAGCGTTTCGTACGCCGCCTGCACGACACGCGGGCGGGAGCGGTGTTTGTGACCGGTTCTTCGTCGAAGCTGCTCAGCCGCGAAATCGCCACTGGTTTGCGTGGGCGCTGCCTGAGCTACGAGGTGTTTCCGCTCTCGTTCGCCGAATACCTTACGTTTCGCGGTCTCTCCCACGAGCCCTATTCGGCGCTCTCCGAAGCAAGGATGGCGGCGGCGCTCGACGACTACCTGCAGACCGGTGGGTTGCCCGAGGTTGTCCTGGCCGAGGAGGCGCTGCGTCCGCGCATCTTGCGAGAGTACGTCGACCTGGTCTTCTATCGCGATCTGGTCGAGCGGCACGGCCTGTCCAATCCCTTGATCTTGCGCGAGATGCTGCGGCATTGCCTGGCATCCCCTGCGACGCTGTTGAGTCCGCACCGGCTGTATCTCGACCTGCGGTCGCGGGGCTTGGCCGTTGGCAAGGACACCCTCTACCGCTACCTGCGCCACCTGGAGGAGGCATATCTCGTCTATCTGTTGCCGGTGGCGGATCGCTCGCTGCGCAAACAGGCCATGCAGCCGAAGAAGCTTCACGTCGTGGATTGGTCGCTCGGCTACCCTTACCGACCCGGGCCGCTCATTGACCGGGGCCGGCGCCTCGAGAACGCTGTGTTTCTCCACCATCGCCGCCAGCGCGAAGACCTTGCGTATTTGGGAGGGCCGCAAGAGATCGATCTGGCCGTTGGAGGCGCGGACGCGGAAGCCTGGGTTAACACTGCCTGGTCGCTGTCCGAGGACGAGACCTGGCGCCGGGAGTGCGCGGCGATTCAGCGTCCGGGCGGGCCGCAAACCCGCTGGCTGATCGCGCGCGAGACCGCTGGCCGTGCTGCCCCGGCTGGCGTCCGTGTGGCCGACGCCTGGCGCTATCTGGCCGGCCTTCAGGACTCCACATGA
- a CDS encoding bifunctional aldolase/short-chain dehydrogenase — MQSQWSEADAARCSERWSPRYGDDLALRTYASRLLGAHDDLVLHGGGNTSVKTSRTDVLGETVAAIFVKASGRDLATIEPEGHCGLDLGYLRRLRALPELDDDAMANQLRTHLLDARSPTPSVETLVHAFVPEKFVDHSHADAILALTNVRNGERAVRAALGDETVVLSYVRPGFQLARAVADAYEAHPGWRAMVWMHHGIMTWGPTARISYETMIEMVTRAEEWLGRQGAARPAVASTAAVAAAHERLAAVAPVLRGALAKPSGDPDRPYRRVIVRPLITPEVLAFVDSPQGRGLALTPPLTSDHLIRTKAFPLWIDAPRFDDLDALAATLRAAVRRYAGEYRAYVDRHAARLPPGIARFDALPRVVLVPGLGALCAGNDVDAATIALEVTAHTLAVKSRIGAIGAYEGLPEAELFDMEYHAFQHAKLARSEAPLRGHVAMVTGAAGAIGSGIVQTLLEQGAHVAVTDLPGPALDEAVADFRAAFGEWVLGVPLDVTDGASVAGAFAAVSRAWGGVDLLVVNAGLAHVAALTELDIEAFRRLERVNVEGTVLAIAEAARHFRRQGTGGDIVLVSTKNVFAPGARFGAYSATKAAAHQLARIASLELAEYDVRVNMVAPDAVFAHGARRSGLWAAVGPERMRARGLDEAGLEEYYRTRNLLKARVTAEHVGRAVLYFATRQTPTTGATLPVDGGLPDATPR, encoded by the coding sequence ATGCAGTCGCAATGGTCTGAGGCGGATGCCGCTCGCTGCAGCGAGCGCTGGTCGCCGCGCTACGGCGACGACCTGGCGTTGCGCACCTATGCGAGTCGGCTGCTCGGCGCGCACGACGACCTCGTGCTCCATGGCGGCGGCAACACCTCGGTGAAGACCAGCCGGACCGACGTCCTCGGTGAAACCGTGGCGGCGATTTTCGTCAAGGCATCGGGTCGCGACCTGGCAACCATCGAGCCCGAGGGGCATTGCGGTCTCGATCTCGGCTATCTGCGCCGCCTGCGCGCCTTGCCGGAGCTCGACGACGACGCCATGGCCAATCAGCTCCGCACCCATCTGCTCGACGCGCGCAGCCCGACGCCGTCGGTCGAGACCCTGGTCCACGCCTTCGTGCCCGAGAAGTTCGTCGACCATAGCCACGCCGATGCCATCCTTGCGCTCACCAACGTGCGCAATGGGGAGCGCGCGGTACGCGCGGCGCTCGGCGATGAGACCGTCGTCCTGAGCTACGTACGGCCGGGCTTCCAGCTCGCTCGCGCCGTGGCCGACGCCTACGAGGCCCACCCGGGCTGGCGCGCCATGGTGTGGATGCACCACGGAATCATGACCTGGGGGCCGACGGCGCGGATATCGTACGAGACGATGATCGAGATGGTGACGCGCGCCGAGGAGTGGCTGGGACGTCAAGGTGCGGCCCGGCCTGCGGTCGCGTCCACGGCGGCCGTGGCCGCGGCGCACGAACGGCTGGCCGCCGTGGCGCCGGTGTTGCGGGGTGCGCTCGCGAAACCCAGCGGCGATCCCGACCGGCCGTACCGCCGGGTCATCGTCCGGCCGCTGATAACGCCCGAAGTACTGGCCTTCGTCGACTCGCCGCAGGGGCGCGGCCTCGCGTTGACGCCTCCACTGACCTCCGATCACCTGATCCGCACCAAGGCGTTCCCCCTGTGGATCGATGCGCCGCGCTTCGACGACCTGGACGCGCTTGCGGCGACCCTGCGCGCGGCCGTGCGCCGCTACGCCGGCGAGTATCGCGCCTACGTCGACCGCCATGCGGCCCGGCTGCCACCTGGAATCGCTCGCTTCGACGCCCTTCCGCGCGTCGTCCTCGTCCCGGGATTGGGCGCACTGTGCGCCGGCAACGACGTCGATGCCGCGACGATCGCCCTCGAAGTAACCGCGCACACGCTGGCCGTAAAGTCGCGCATCGGCGCGATCGGGGCTTACGAAGGGCTGCCCGAGGCCGAGCTATTCGACATGGAGTACCACGCGTTTCAGCACGCCAAGCTCGCCCGCAGCGAGGCGCCCCTCCGCGGCCACGTCGCCATGGTCACGGGGGCCGCCGGCGCGATCGGGTCGGGCATCGTGCAGACGCTGCTCGAGCAGGGCGCGCACGTGGCCGTGACCGACCTGCCCGGCCCGGCGCTCGACGAGGCGGTCGCCGACTTCCGCGCGGCATTCGGCGAGTGGGTGTTGGGGGTACCGCTCGATGTAACCGATGGCGCATCGGTGGCCGGCGCGTTCGCGGCCGTGTCGCGCGCCTGGGGCGGCGTCGACCTCTTGGTGGTCAACGCCGGACTGGCCCACGTCGCCGCGCTCACGGAGTTGGATATCGAGGCATTTCGCCGTCTCGAGCGTGTGAACGTGGAGGGCACCGTGCTGGCGATCGCGGAAGCGGCGCGGCATTTCCGCCGGCAGGGCACCGGGGGCGACATCGTTCTGGTTTCCACAAAGAACGTGTTCGCGCCGGGGGCGAGGTTCGGCGCGTACAGCGCGACCAAGGCCGCCGCGCACCAATTGGCGCGCATTGCCAGCCTCGAGCTCGCCGAGTACGACGTCCGGGTAAACATGGTGGCGCCCGACGCCGTGTTTGCCCACGGCGCCCGGCGCTCGGGGTTGTGGGCGGCCGTCGGGCCGGAGCGGATGCGCGCCCGCGGCCTCGACGAGGCCGGCCTAGAGGAGTACTACCGCACGCGCAACCTCCTGAAGGCGCGGGTGACCGCCGAGCACGTGGGCCGCGCGGTGCTGTACTTTGCGACCCGTCAGACGCCGACCACCGGCGCCACTCTCCCGGTCGACGGCGGCCTGCCGGACGCCACGCCGCGGTAG
- a CDS encoding glycoside hydrolase, which translates to MYLLKAAGVLVVLVASVVSTSWAGPPVFGEPAALNSTAPADVGWDISPALATDTNGNWVATWYIANDGDFDVLVARSSDNGATWSPTVALNSNAAVDTEGDSHPDVATDGLGNWVVVWGFYPPWPDDSEIMVARSTDNGASWTAQAYVDPGAPGSDTVDDYYPHVTTDGSGTWLSFWRHGGGEADIYFSRSTDNGTTWSVPAPLHGNFLTDTGLDDSPRAAGDGNGNWVVAWYSSDNLGGSIPNSGNIFVSRSADDGVTWSAPTYLNSNAPTDTTYEQDTGVSIATDKLGHWVAAWHSESTLGGTIGSDPDILVARSTDNGATWTAAAPLNTDAAGDTRGDTTASVLTDAKGGWFAIWNANGPPGLMIAQSNDDGATWSAPAPVSASTVDDSGFEFENAAGTDGKGNFVLAWVSDDTLGGTIGTDMDVLVAVGIGCPTTPLSGCREATPDKGVLLVKDNDNDDRDMVAWSWLKGDATTVGDLLDPVSSDPYVMCLYDQRLGSPTLLLSTGLFAGGTCHDKPCWRATASGRNFRDRDRSQEGAMTAVLKSGIQGKAKALFKSKGIGVPTIGLPMVPPVTAQLRNRGLCFSSTYTAPSIKNDATMFKDKSD; encoded by the coding sequence ATGTACCTTCTGAAGGCTGCAGGTGTCCTGGTCGTTCTGGTCGCGTCCGTAGTATCGACGAGCTGGGCGGGTCCGCCGGTCTTCGGCGAACCCGCGGCGCTGAACAGCACGGCGCCGGCGGACGTGGGGTGGGATATATCTCCGGCACTGGCTACCGATACGAACGGCAACTGGGTCGCCACCTGGTACATCGCCAATGACGGCGATTTTGACGTCCTGGTCGCTCGGTCGAGCGACAACGGCGCCACCTGGAGCCCGACCGTCGCGCTCAATAGCAACGCCGCCGTCGACACCGAGGGCGACTCGCACCCCGACGTTGCCACGGACGGTCTGGGCAATTGGGTCGTGGTGTGGGGGTTCTACCCGCCCTGGCCCGACGACTCCGAGATCATGGTCGCCCGGTCCACGGATAACGGTGCGTCCTGGACCGCCCAGGCGTACGTCGACCCCGGGGCTCCGGGCAGCGACACCGTGGACGACTACTACCCCCACGTGACCACGGACGGTTCCGGAACCTGGTTGTCCTTCTGGCGCCACGGCGGCGGCGAGGCCGACATCTATTTCTCCCGCTCCACCGACAACGGCACCACCTGGAGCGTGCCGGCGCCGCTGCACGGGAACTTCCTCACCGACACCGGGTTGGACGATAGCCCGCGCGCCGCCGGCGACGGGAATGGAAACTGGGTTGTGGCATGGTACTCCTCCGACAACCTCGGGGGGTCCATTCCGAACAGCGGGAACATCTTCGTCTCGCGTTCCGCCGATGACGGCGTCACCTGGAGTGCTCCAACCTACCTCAACAGCAATGCGCCGACCGATACGACCTACGAACAAGATACGGGAGTGTCGATCGCGACGGACAAGCTCGGGCACTGGGTTGCCGCGTGGCATTCGGAGTCGACGCTCGGCGGCACCATCGGCAGCGACCCGGATATACTGGTGGCCCGTTCCACGGACAATGGCGCGACCTGGACTGCGGCGGCGCCGCTGAACACCGACGCCGCCGGCGACACCCGAGGCGATACGACGGCAAGCGTCCTCACCGACGCCAAAGGCGGCTGGTTCGCTATCTGGAACGCCAATGGACCTCCCGGGTTAATGATTGCGCAGTCGAACGACGACGGCGCCACCTGGAGCGCTCCGGCTCCGGTCAGCGCATCGACGGTTGACGACAGCGGCTTCGAGTTCGAGAACGCCGCAGGCACCGACGGGAAGGGCAACTTCGTGCTCGCCTGGGTGTCGGACGACACTCTCGGTGGGACCATAGGTACCGACATGGACGTACTGGTCGCCGTTGGGATCGGTTGTCCCACGACACCCCTGAGCGGCTGCCGGGAAGCGACACCGGATAAGGGGGTCCTGCTGGTCAAGGACAACGACAACGACGACCGCGACATGGTGGCCTGGAGTTGGCTCAAAGGCGACGCCACGACGGTCGGCGATCTCCTCGATCCGGTGTCGTCCGATCCATACGTGATGTGCCTTTACGACCAGCGCCTCGGATCGCCAACGCTGCTCCTGAGTACCGGGCTCTTCGCGGGCGGCACCTGTCACGATAAGCCCTGCTGGAGGGCCACGGCGTCGGGCCGCAACTTCAGAGATCGCGACCGTTCTCAGGAAGGTGCGATGACCGCGGTTCTCAAATCGGGAATTCAGGGCAAGGCCAAAGCGCTCTTCAAGTCGAAGGGGATCGGCGTACCTACAATCGGGCTGCCGATGGTGCCGCCGGTAACGGCGCAGCTCCGCAACCGCGGCCTGTGCTTCAGCTCCACGTACACCGCGCCGTCCATCAAGAACGACGCGACCATGTTCAAGGACAAGAGCGACTGA
- a CDS encoding ribbon-helix-helix protein, CopG family yields the protein MRTVQMTLDEQLVEAVDRAAKTLGTSRSAFTRRALQDALRRLHQLQLEEKHRRGYARRPVRSGEFDVWEAEQAWPEP from the coding sequence ATGAGAACGGTGCAGATGACGCTGGACGAGCAACTGGTCGAGGCGGTCGATCGGGCGGCTAAGACGCTCGGCACGTCGCGATCGGCGTTTACTCGCCGCGCCCTTCAGGACGCCTTGCGGCGCCTGCACCAGCTCCAATTGGAGGAGAAGCATCGGCGCGGGTACGCGAGGCGACCGGTGCGTAGCGGTGAGTTCGACGTCTGGGAGGCAGAGCAGGCGTGGCCCGAACCATGA
- a CDS encoding type II toxin-antitoxin system VapB family antitoxin, producing the protein MRTTITVDDDLWEEAVRATSVSKKKELVEKGLRALIEQAARRRAIALAGTMPEIEAPPRRKLSSAGS; encoded by the coding sequence ATGAGGACGACCATCACCGTTGACGATGATCTCTGGGAGGAGGCCGTTCGGGCCACTTCGGTCTCGAAGAAGAAGGAGCTGGTGGAGAAGGGACTGAGGGCACTCATCGAGCAGGCTGCCCGGCGGCGGGCGATCGCTCTCGCCGGAACGATGCCAGAGATCGAGGCTCCGCCCAGGCGAAAGCTGTCGTCGGCGGGCTCATGA
- a CDS encoding ribulose-phosphate 3-epimerase — protein sequence MGGTPGTVALLESLAPTLSVGMLTADLMALGAEISRLEGTGVQLVHIDAMDGCFAPMMTFGPPLVRAMRTSLLKDVHLMIRDPLDKLADWVAAGADLITIHAESCTHVHRVLQQLGTMQNANDPARGIVRGIALNPGTPLEVIDPLLDEIDLVLLLAVNPGWGGQRFIARSMDRIIAARRRLAGAGHRVLLGIDGGVTRDNIGAFATAGVDIVVAGSAVFDGRAPAENARFMLDALARR from the coding sequence TTGGGTGGAACCCCCGGCACCGTCGCCCTGCTCGAAAGTCTGGCGCCGACGCTCAGCGTCGGCATGCTCACCGCCGACCTGATGGCGCTGGGTGCCGAGATCTCCCGGCTCGAAGGCACCGGCGTGCAGCTCGTACACATCGACGCCATGGACGGCTGCTTCGCGCCGATGATGACTTTCGGCCCGCCGCTGGTTCGCGCCATGCGCACGTCGCTGCTCAAGGACGTCCATCTGATGATCCGCGACCCGCTCGACAAGTTGGCCGACTGGGTGGCGGCGGGGGCGGACCTGATAACCATACACGCCGAGTCGTGCACGCACGTGCATCGCGTACTGCAGCAACTCGGTACGATGCAGAACGCCAACGACCCGGCTCGCGGGATCGTGCGCGGGATTGCGCTGAACCCGGGCACGCCGCTCGAGGTCATCGATCCGTTGCTCGACGAGATCGACCTGGTACTGCTGCTGGCCGTGAATCCGGGCTGGGGCGGGCAGCGCTTCATCGCGCGCTCGATGGACCGGATCATCGCGGCGCGCCGGCGCCTCGCGGGTGCGGGACACCGGGTGCTGCTCGGCATCGACGGCGGCGTCACGCGGGACAACATCGGCGCGTTCGCCACCGCCGGCGTCGACATTGTGGTCGCGGGCAGCGCCGTGTTTGACGGACGGGCGCCGGCGGAAAACGCCCGCTTTATGCTCGATGCGCTGGCACGTCGCTGA
- the lsrF gene encoding 3-hydroxy-5-phosphonooxypentane-2,4-dione thiolase, whose product MADLDDVKDTRDFHLDVPQPREAFFLKGSTALDWGMQNRLARIFEPASGRTVMLAIDHGYFQGPTSGLERVDVNIVPLLPYASALMLTRGVLRSTIPASFTRGVVLRASGGPSILKELSNEQLAVDVEDAARLGVAAMAVQVFIGGEFETQSIHNLTRLVDAGMRYGIPTLGVTAVGKSMTRDARYFRLACRICAELGAQFVKTYYVEQGFETVTASCPVPIVMAGGKKLPEMDALTMAHRAVSEGAAGVDMGRNIFQSEAPTAMIQAVGAVVHHGMKPRDAFDLYQTLRHEKKRDARAVG is encoded by the coding sequence GTGGCTGACCTCGACGACGTGAAGGATACCAGGGACTTCCACCTGGACGTGCCCCAGCCCCGGGAAGCCTTCTTCCTCAAGGGCTCGACCGCACTTGACTGGGGGATGCAGAACCGCCTGGCGCGCATCTTCGAGCCGGCCTCGGGGCGCACCGTGATGCTCGCCATCGACCATGGCTACTTCCAGGGACCGACGTCGGGTCTCGAGCGGGTCGACGTCAACATCGTCCCTCTTCTGCCCTACGCCAGCGCGCTGATGCTCACTCGCGGCGTGCTGCGCAGCACTATTCCCGCGTCGTTCACCCGCGGCGTTGTCTTGCGCGCGAGCGGCGGCCCGAGCATCCTGAAAGAATTGTCCAACGAGCAGCTCGCGGTAGATGTCGAGGACGCCGCTCGACTCGGCGTCGCGGCGATGGCGGTGCAGGTGTTCATCGGCGGCGAGTTCGAAACCCAGTCGATTCACAACCTGACCCGGCTGGTCGACGCCGGCATGCGCTACGGCATCCCCACTCTGGGCGTCACCGCGGTCGGTAAGAGCATGACCCGCGACGCGCGCTACTTTCGTCTGGCATGCCGCATCTGCGCGGAACTCGGCGCCCAGTTCGTGAAGACCTACTACGTCGAGCAGGGGTTCGAGACGGTCACGGCCTCCTGCCCCGTGCCGATCGTCATGGCCGGCGGCAAGAAACTGCCCGAGATGGACGCCCTGACCATGGCGCATCGGGCGGTTTCCGAAGGCGCGGCGGGTGTGGACATGGGACGCAACATCTTCCAGTCCGAGGCCCCCACGGCGATGATCCAGGCGGTCGGCGCCGTCGTCCACCACGGCATGAAGCCCAGGGACGCCTTCGACCTGTACCAGACGCTGCGCCACGAGAAGAAGCGCGACGCCCGGGCGGTCGGCTGA
- a CDS encoding nitrous oxide reductase accessory protein NosL has protein sequence MTFLPHRTMLTRRHLFVLVAGLVCTGILGGCSRSNPGGEESAAGPLPIGDAACATCGMVVVQQPAPRAQLIHRDGARAFFCSLSDAVVYASNPSGHGKPTAIFVETLDPRADPGKTDAAARPWAPVQSVSFVAGIERAGVMGKPALAYAARDEAEQVAKRFGGTVVSWAELQERLP, from the coding sequence ATGACCTTCTTACCCCACCGCACGATGCTCACTCGCCGCCATCTCTTCGTCCTCGTAGCCGGCCTCGTTTGTACAGGTATCCTCGGCGGCTGCTCGCGGAGCAATCCGGGGGGCGAGGAATCGGCGGCGGGGCCGCTCCCGATTGGCGATGCCGCCTGCGCAACCTGCGGGATGGTTGTGGTTCAGCAGCCCGCGCCGCGCGCGCAGCTCATTCATCGCGATGGCGCTCGCGCCTTTTTCTGCTCGCTGTCCGACGCCGTCGTTTACGCGTCGAACCCGAGCGGGCACGGCAAGCCTACGGCGATCTTCGTGGAAACGCTCGACCCGAGGGCCGATCCCGGGAAAACCGACGCGGCGGCGCGACCCTGGGCACCCGTGCAGAGCGTGAGCTTCGTCGCCGGCATCGAGCGAGCCGGGGTCATGGGCAAGCCTGCCCTTGCCTATGCGGCGCGCGACGAGGCGGAGCAGGTGGCGAAGCGGTTCGGCGGAACAGTGGTGAGCTGGGCCGAGCTTCAAGAGCGGCTGCCGTAA
- a CDS encoding PIN domain-containing protein, with protein MTLVDTSAWVSHLKQSEGHPGVIAALEAGVAIGHPFVEGELLLSGAPVRVLFGGVPMLPIAPHHEIVAFIDRLPKPLRRIGWVDIHLVYAALIHQCDLLTADASQSQLYRELRKTHSR; from the coding sequence ATGACGCTCGTCGACACGTCCGCGTGGGTCTCCCACCTGAAGCAGTCGGAAGGTCATCCGGGCGTGATCGCAGCGCTGGAAGCCGGTGTCGCCATTGGCCACCCGTTCGTCGAGGGCGAATTGCTGCTCTCAGGCGCCCCGGTTCGCGTATTGTTCGGCGGTGTCCCGATGCTGCCGATCGCACCTCACCACGAGATTGTCGCCTTCATCGACCGCTTGCCGAAGCCCTTGCGACGCATCGGTTGGGTCGACATACACCTCGTCTATGCTGCCCTGATCCACCAGTGCGATCTTCTGACCGCCGACGCCTCTCAGTCGCAGCTGTATCGCGAGCTCAGGAAGACGCACTCTCGGTAA